GTGGCTTGGCGCGCCATCAAGCTAAATGAAGCGGTAAGCTTTCCCGGCAAGGATGAATCGCAAACCTTTGCGCCGGCGACGCGCTCTTCGACACTGGGGGCGAAACGCCCATGACGACAAATTCGATATTGCGCGCGCTGCGCGTGGCGCTGTTCGCCTCAGCAGGCTTGGCGTCCTTCGCGTCCTTGGCGTCCTTGGCGACGACAAATGGCGCTCTGGCGCAGGATAGAGGGGTGCTCGATCCAAAGCCGCTGCCGCCGCTCGCCAATCCCTCCAGTCCGGTGACGCCGGCGCGAGAACTGTTTGGCCGCGCGCAGGAGGCGGCGCCGCTCCATCCCGATCCGATCGGCTTCTATTCGCGCGGCTGTCTCGCGGGCGGCGAGCCGCTTCCGATCAACGGCCCCCACTGGCAGGTCATGCGCCTGTCGCGCAACCGCAATTGGGGACATCCCAATCTCATCGCCTTTTTGAAACATTTTTCGTCGAAGGCGGCGCGCGAATCGGGCTGGCCAGGCCTGCTCGTCGGCGATCTGTCGCAACCGCGCGGCGGGCCGATGCTCTCTGGACACGCGTCGCATCAGATCGGGCTCGACGCCGACATCTGGCTGACGCCGATGCCCAACCGCGAACTCACCCGCGAAGAGCGCGAAGAGTTGATGTCGACGGACGTGGTGCGCGACGACGGGCTCGACGTTCGTCCCGAGGTCTGGAGCGCGGGCCACATCGCCCTGATCCGCGCCGCGGCGATGGAGCCGGCCGTGCAGCGCATCTTCGTCAACGCCGCGATCAAACGCGCGTTATGCCGCTCGGCGCAGGGCGAAAGCTGGATGCACAAGGTGCGGCCGATGTATGGGCACAACTACCATTTCCACATCCGGCTTCACTGCCCGAACGGCTCCAACTGCCGCGACCAGGACCCGACGCCCGCCGGCGACGGCTGCGACGCCTCGCTCGCCTGGTGGTTCCAGGACGGTGTGCTGCACGCGAAGAAATCGGGGAAAAGCTGGCCGCCGATGACCATGGCGGGCCTGCCCGCCGCCTGCCGCGAGGTGTTGCGCGCGCAATAGGACTCAGCAGGTCCCGAAAAAGTTGACAGACTTTTTCGATGAGAACCTGCGCCAATGTTTTGATTTTGAGCGTTTCCTTATCGATCACATGATTCCATGTGATCGGGAAGCGCTCTAGTCGCACGAGCCCAGCGGGCAGGCGATGCCGGTTCCGCCGAGTCCGCAGTAGCCGCCGGGATTTTTGGCGAGATACTGCTGGTGATACTCTTCGGCGTAATAAAACGGCGGACTTTCGCGGATTTCCGTCGTGATCACGCCGAGATTCGCCTGCGTCAATACGCGTTGATACATGGCGAGAGAGTCCTTCGCGGCGGCGAGCTGTTCCGGCGTCGAAACATAGAGGGCCGAGCGATATTGCGTGCCGGCGTCATTGCCCTGGCGCATGCCCTGCGTCGGGTCATGGCTTTCCCAAAAAATGCGCAACAGCTGTTCGAAGCTCATCGCCGGCGGCTGATAGACGACGCGCACCACCTCCGCATGGCCGGTGCGGCCGCTGCAGACGTCATCATAGGTGGGATTTTTCGTCACGCCGCCGGCGTAGCCGACCGCCGTCACATAGACGCCCTCGCCCGCCTGCCAGAATTTGCGCTCCGCGCCCCAAAAGCAG
Above is a genomic segment from Methylocystis rosea containing:
- the msrA gene encoding peptide-methionine (S)-S-oxide reductase MsrA — translated: MTIFDELGLSKLLGPIPDRETPVAHGARHFVNGRPLDPPFPLGSEQVLFGMGCFWGAERKFWQAGEGVYVTAVGYAGGVTKNPTYDDVCSGRTGHAEVVRVVYQPPAMSFEQLLRIFWESHDPTQGMRQGNDAGTQYRSALYVSTPEQLAAAKDSLAMYQRVLTQANLGVITTEIRESPPFYYAEEYHQQYLAKNPGGYCGLGGTGIACPLGSCD
- the mepA gene encoding penicillin-insensitive murein endopeptidase, yielding MTTNSILRALRVALFASAGLASFASLASLATTNGALAQDRGVLDPKPLPPLANPSSPVTPARELFGRAQEAAPLHPDPIGFYSRGCLAGGEPLPINGPHWQVMRLSRNRNWGHPNLIAFLKHFSSKAARESGWPGLLVGDLSQPRGGPMLSGHASHQIGLDADIWLTPMPNRELTREEREELMSTDVVRDDGLDVRPEVWSAGHIALIRAAAMEPAVQRIFVNAAIKRALCRSAQGESWMHKVRPMYGHNYHFHIRLHCPNGSNCRDQDPTPAGDGCDASLAWWFQDGVLHAKKSGKSWPPMTMAGLPAACREVLRAQ